GAGCCGTCAGGTGCAGAAGAAGCTGAAGGTGTACGCCGGCCCCGAGCATCCGCATGCCGCGCAGCAGCCGATTCCGTTCGAGATCAAGCAGGTGGCGCAGTGACCGAAGCCGAAGTGACCGAAGTGACCGAAGAGGTCGTCGAGACCCCGACCGGTGAGTACGTCGAAGAAACCGTCGTCGTCGAAGAAGGCATCGAAGAGGCCGCTCCGCGCGAGCCCGTCTACATCGACCGCCCCATCCAGACCGTCGGCCGCCGCAAGGAGGCCGTGGTGCGCGTGCGCCTGGTGCCCGGCACCGGCCAGTTCAACCTGGACGGCCGCTCGCTGGAGGCGTACTTCCCGAACAAGGTGCATCAGCAGCTGATCAAGGCTCCGCTGGTGACCGTGGATCGCGTGGACAGCTTCGACATCTACGCCCACCTCGATGGTGGCGGCCCGTCCGGCCAGGCCGGCGCGCTGCGGCTGGCGATCGCCCGTGCACTGATCCTGGTGCAGCCCGAGGATCGCCCGGCACTGAAGAAGGCCGGGTTCCTCACCCGCGACCCGCGCGCCATCGAGCGTAAGAAGTACGGCCTGAAGAAGGCCCGCAAGGCGCCTCAGTACAGCAAGCGCTGATCTGTCGTCTTTCGGCCGCCGGGTGTGGAGCAATCCACACCCGGCGGTTTATTTTTATCGTGACCTTCTTTGCCGCCAGGGGTCGTCGGCGCTGGTGACGCCCGTGTCATCGACGTTGCCGGACGTGCGCGTCGACAGTGATCCAGGTCTCGTCCGGGTTTGATTCGTCGGCGCGATGGTGAACCGTGGGGGTCGAGGAGCGGGGGCGCTGTCATGCGTCCGGGCAGATCGGATCTGCCGTCGGTACGAGTCAGTCAGCTCGTAGTGAGACCGAACCGCTCCCACTGACTGAAAGGATGCTCGATGAAGAACACCATGATGACGCGCATGACCGCCGGTGCCGCGATGAGCGGGGCCCTGCTGCTGTTCGGCGGGGCCGCCGTTGCCGCCGCCCAGCCCGAGGACGGCAAGATCGACGTCTCGATCGGCACCGCAGGCGTGCTGACCAACGTGCCGGTCACCACGGCGGCACAGATCGCCGCGGACCTGTGCAAGACCGATCTCGGCGACGTGACCGTGACCGCCGAGAGCGTGGACACCGCCGGTGCTCAGCAGAGCGCATGCACCACCGCGACGGTGGGCCAGGTCGACTTCCGGCAGAACGGCCAGCAGCCCGATGAGGCCGCCACGCCGGCCACCGCCGAGGGCGCGTCGTACTCCGAGGAGCCTGTCCAGACCGACGAGCCGGTCAATGACGAGGCCACCGCGGGCTCGACCGACGAGGCGCCGGAGACCACGGTGACTCCGGTCCCGCAACCGGAGCCGGCCGGCTGACCGATTGCAGTAACCACAGCTTCATAGCGCCACTGCCCGCGTCCACGGACGCGGGCAGTGGTGTTTCCCGTGGGATTGGTGAGAATTCTCAGTCGGACCTCGGGCTGTCAGTTCGCTCTGGGGCGCCCGGGTATGAGAAATTTGACGTCATGGCTCGACTGTTCGGCACCGATGGCGTGCGCGGAGTCGCCAATCGTGACCTCACCGCGGAACTGGCGGTGGCGCTCGGTTCGGCGGCCGCGCGGCGGCTCGGCTCGGTATCGACGACGGGCCGCCGGGTAGCGGTCGTGGGACGGGATCCGCGGGCCAGTGGCGAGATGCTCGAGGCCGCGGTCATCGCCGGCCTGACCAGCGAAGGCGTCGACGCGTTGCGGGTCGGCGTTCTGCCCACCCCCGCGGTGGCCTATCTGACCAGTTCCTATGACGCCGACTTCGGCATCATGATCTCCGCGTCGCACAACCCGATGCCAGATAACGGCATCAAGATCTTCGGGCCGGGCGGGCACAAGCTCGACGATGCCGCCGAGGACCGCATCGAAGAACTGGTCCATTCGGGGCCGGGACAGCGGCCGGTCGGCGCCGATATCGGTCGCGTGGTGGACGCCCAGGATGCGCTGGACCGCTACCTGCGCCACGTCGCCAAGGCGGTCACCACACCCCTGGACGGCATCAGGGTGGTCGTCGACTGCGCCAACGGCGCCGGTTACGCCGCCGCTCCGCTGGCCTATCGTGCCGCCGGTGCCGAGGTCATCGCCCTGAGCGCCGAGCCCAACGGTCTCAACATCAACCTCGATTGCGGTTCCACGCACATGGAGGCGCTCGCGGAGGCGGTCGTCGCGCATGGCGCGCACCTCGGTCTGGCGCACGATGGTGACGCCGACCGGTGCCTGGCCGTGGATGCCGACGGTCGCATCATCGACGGGGACGCGATCATGGTGATGCTGGCCCTGGCCATGCAGGAGTCACAGGAGCTTGCGTCCAACACGCTGGTCACGACGGTTATGAGCAATCTGGGCCTGCATGTCGCCATGCGTTCCGCCGGGATCGACGTACGCACGACCGCCGTGGGTGATCGCTACGTCCTCGAAGAGCTGCGGGCCGGTGAGTTCTCGCTCGGCGGTGAACAGTCCGGCCACATCGTGCTGCCCAGTTTCGGCACCACCGGCGACGGGATCGTCACGGGGCTGCGGCTGATGTCCCGAATGGCCCAGACCCGTAGCACGTTGGCGGACTTGACCGCGCCGATGCAGACGATGCCGCAGGTGTTGATCAACGTCGCGGTGCATGACAAGGCGACGGTCGCACAGGCCGCCGCCGTGCAGGAGGCCGTCGCCGAAGCCGAGGCCAAGCTCGGCGATACCGGCCGCATCCTGTTGCGGCCGTCGGGGACCGAGCAGGTCGTGCGGGTGATGGTCGAGGCCGCTGATGCCGATACCGCCCGCCAGCTCGCCGCGCAGGTGGCCGAATCGGTGAGCCGACACACCTAGTCGCGGATTGGATGGAACCGGTGCGGTGTCCGGTGCGTCCTATTCCGTATGGGATACATCGACTCGGCGCGGATGGATGTCACCGCGGTGCTGGGTGTCGCGCAGCGGTATGACAGCGTGGCAGGCCTTCTCGACGATGCCGCCGGCCGCGTGCACACGGTGTTCGGTGCCGCCGGGGCGGGCCGGGCGTACGCCGACTGTGGTGCGCTCGTGCAGCGCGTCGTCACCGAAACCGTGGGCCAGCTTCGGTCTTGGGCGGCGGCGAATCGAGAGGTGGCGTCGAGTCTTCGGATCTCGGCTGCCGATTACGCCGATATCGATGCCCGGGCCGCCCGACGGATCGGGTGAGCGGTGTTGGAGCAGGGGATGCCCGCCGTCGAGGTGCTGACCGAGTATGTGCGGGCGTGCCGCCAGCTCGGGCACGACACTCCTGACCCGGTGGCGCTGCACACCGCCTATACCGCGGAGCGGTCGCTGGACTTCGGCGCGTTGGCCGCCGACTGCCGGACTCTGTCGGCCGCGGCTGCCGCTGCCGAGGAGGCGCTGACCGAACAGGAGGGCGCGCGGAACGTGCTGCTTGCGCAATGGCACGGTGTCGGCGGTGGTGTCGCCGCCGACTTCTTGCGCCGGCATGCCGACACGTCGTCCGTGGCGGTCGACAATCTGCGGTGCGCGGCAACGGTATTGAGAGATCTCGCCGACCGGCTGCGGCTACTGGTCGAGGAGAAGGTCGGCGCCACCACCGATATCGAGGCACGTGGTGTACGCGAGGTGTGGCTGAGTGCGGCGCGGACGGTGACCACCGGCGCCGGGGATCTCTCGACGGCCAGCGAACTGGTG
This DNA window, taken from Mycolicibacterium neoaurum, encodes the following:
- a CDS encoding type VII secretion target — translated: MGYIDSARMDVTAVLGVAQRYDSVAGLLDDAAGRVHTVFGAAGAGRAYADCGALVQRVVTETVGQLRSWAAANREVASSLRISAADYADIDARAARRIG
- the glmM gene encoding phosphoglucosamine mutase; protein product: MARLFGTDGVRGVANRDLTAELAVALGSAAARRLGSVSTTGRRVAVVGRDPRASGEMLEAAVIAGLTSEGVDALRVGVLPTPAVAYLTSSYDADFGIMISASHNPMPDNGIKIFGPGGHKLDDAAEDRIEELVHSGPGQRPVGADIGRVVDAQDALDRYLRHVAKAVTTPLDGIRVVVDCANGAGYAAAPLAYRAAGAEVIALSAEPNGLNINLDCGSTHMEALAEAVVAHGAHLGLAHDGDADRCLAVDADGRIIDGDAIMVMLALAMQESQELASNTLVTTVMSNLGLHVAMRSAGIDVRTTAVGDRYVLEELRAGEFSLGGEQSGHIVLPSFGTTGDGIVTGLRLMSRMAQTRSTLADLTAPMQTMPQVLINVAVHDKATVAQAAAVQEAVAEAEAKLGDTGRILLRPSGTEQVVRVMVEAADADTARQLAAQVAESVSRHT